A window from Dermacentor albipictus isolate Rhodes 1998 colony chromosome 10, USDA_Dalb.pri_finalv2, whole genome shotgun sequence encodes these proteins:
- the LOC135912263 gene encoding retinol dehydrogenase 7-like: MKVSWVLFIALTAVLWYLWPQLPLLPGIAHGLGSLMVMMCASYFLANYLWGIARVRLVSGYGKAVLITGCDTGFGHLLAKFLARDGFLVFAGCLDANGEGATSLKKLANVKVLQMDVTKDAEIDGAHRVVREELGTRKLWAVVCNAAIMNSGLIEWLTMTSITRIFDVNVFGVVRVVKKFLPMLKENRGRAVIVTSNLSHFTLPFTTPYAMTKHAVQSLVDGLRRECHGKGVDIVAVEPLTYRSKVTEAVGSLDAVEREFKSQPAEVMAGYNAQELHDWTRSMKALYEWRIKDDIEDLVDQMVLAVREKYPKTRYRTMAIFDYAWVTCLRTLPADVVDLILLWSRRMALWKK; the protein is encoded by the exons ATGAAGGTTTCCTGGGTTTTGTTCATCGCTCTGACCGCAGTGCTGTGGTACCTGTGGCCACAGCTTCCGCTGCTTCCCGGCATTGCCCACGGTCTGGGTTCCCTCATGGTGATGATGTGTGCGAGTTACTTTCTCGCAAACTACCTCTGGGGAATCGCTCGCGTCCGCCTGGTGAGCGGATATGGGAAGGCAGTGCTTATCACCG GTTGCGACACGGGTTTCGGACACCTGCTGGCCAAATTCCTGGCCAGGGACGGCTTTCTCGTCTTCGCCGGCTGCCTGGACGCTAACGGCGAAGGAGCGACGTCGCTCAAAAAGCTGGCTAACGTCAAAGTCCTCCAGATGGACGTCACAAAAGACGCCGAAATTGACGGGGCTCACCGCGTGGTGAGAGAAGAGCTTGGAACACGCA AGCTCTGGGCTGTAGTGTGCAACGCTGCAATAATGAACAGCGGCCTCATCGAATGGTTGACGATGACGAGCATCACACGCATCTTTGACGTCAACGTGTTCGGTGTGGTGCGCGTGGTCAAGAAGTTCCTGCCGATGCTCAAGGAGAACAGGGGTCGAGCAGTCATCGTCACGAGCAATCTCT CGCATTTCACGCTGCCGTTCACAACGCCTTACGCAATGACGAAGCACGCGGTGCAGTCTCTGGTCGACGGTCTGAGGAGAGAGTGTCATGGCAAGGGAGTCGACATTGTCGCCGTCGAGCCACTCACCTACAG GTCCAAGGTTACCGAAGCCGTGGGGTCCCTCGATGCCGTCGAGAGGGAATTCAAGAGTCAACCTGCCGAAGTAATGGCTGGCTACAACGCGCAAGAACTCCACGACTGGACCCGCTCAATGAAGGCGCTCTACGAGTGGAGGATTAAAGACGACATCGAAGATCTGGTCGACCAAATGGTCCTGGCTGTCAGGGAGAAGTATCCGAAAACGCGATACCGGACGATGGCCATCTTTGACTACGCATGGGTTACCTGCCTGAGGACGTTACCGGCTGATGTGGTGGACCTTATCTTACTATGGTCGAGGCGGATGGCGTTGTGGAAGAAGTGA